In Paracoccus contaminans, the genomic stretch TTCACCGCATCGCGATGCGTCCGGGCAAGCCGCTGATGGCGGGGCGGCTGGGGCGGGGCGCGGTGCTGGGCCTGCCGGGCAATCCCGTTTCGGCCATCGTGACGGCGGTGCTGTTCATGCAGCCGCTGCTGCGCCGGATGCAGGGCGACGCTGCTGCTGTTCCGCCGGTCTGCCGGGGCGTGCTGGGCATCGACCTGCCGCCCGAGGGCAGCAGGCAGCATTACCTGCGCGCATCGCTGGCCCAGACAGCCCAAGGCCCCGAAATCACGCCCTTTGCCGACCAGGACTCGGCCCGGCTGACGGTGATGGCAGCCGCCGATGCCCTGCTGATCCGGCCGCCGGGCGATCCGGCACGGCAAAGGGGCGACAGCGTCAGCTATCTTCCCCTGCCCCGTTAACCCCCTGTTCATGCGAATCGGCTTAGTCATTGACCCCAAAGGGGAACGGCTCTAGAACAATGGATGAACGCATCGGGGGCCGCGGGAACGATCATGCTGACCAAGAAACAGATTCAGCTGCTGGAGTTCATCCAGACCCGGCTGGCCCGCGACGGGGTTCCGCCGTCCTTTGATGAAATGAAGCTTGCGCTCGATCTGCGGTCCAAGTCGGGGATCCACCGCCTGGTGACAGCGCTGGAGGAGCGGGGCTTCATCCGCCGGTTGCCTCACCGGGCCCGCGCGCTGGAAATCATCCGCCTGCCCGATGCCCTGATCCGCGACGAAGGCGGCGCGCCGCAAGCCGGCGCGCCATTCGTCCCCCGTGTGATCGAGGGCAGCAAGCCCGGCGCAGCGGCGCGGCCGCGCGGCGCCATTGCCATCGTGGACAGCCCCGCGGTCGAGCTGCCGGTGATGGGGCGCATCGCGGCCGGCGTGCCGATCGAGGCGATTTCCGAGGTGTCCCACCATATCGCGGTGCCCGGCTCGATGCTGTCGGGGCGAGAGCATCACTATGCGCTCGAGGTGCGAGGCGATTCGATGATCGAGGCCGGCATCAACGATGGCGATGTGGTGGTCATCCGCGAACAGGACAGCGCCGAGAACGGCGATATCATCGTGGCCCTGGTCGAAGGCGCCGAGGCGACGCTCAAGCGCTATCGCCGCCGGGGCGGGATGATCGCGCTCGAGGCTGCGAACCCCGCCTATGAAACCCGCGTCCTGCCCGAGGACAAGGTTCACATCCAGGGCCGTCTTGTGGGGCTGATCCGCAGCTATTGACGACCTATCGCGCTGCCAAGGATTGCAGGCCCTGCCACCGGGCCGAGAAAAACGCGCTTAGGGCCGCAGCGCCAACGCTGCTGCGATGCATCCGCCTTCACGGCCGCAAGGCGCGTCTGCAAGGGGTGCGGCGTCAATGCTGTGCCGATGTTCCTGCTTTCCCGGACACAAGGCGTTCTTTGCGCCGAGGGTGCACGCCGCGCTGGGGTTGGCTGGCCGCCAAGGTTGACAGCCGATAGGCCGACAGGCCGACAGGCCGACAGGCCGACAATAGCGCGCGGATTCGGCAGTCAACAAGGGTGCGCCGAACAGCCGGCTGCGCTGGGCGTGGGGGGCCGGCCTCGATGACCGCCCTTGCGGCCTCAGCGCACCGGGGGCGAGCCTCGGTCTGCCGAAATCCCGCTGAGCGCGAAGAAGGCGGGCGGCGCGCGGCCGAGCAGTTCCTCGGCAAGATCGCGGCCCATGGCCGGCCCGTCCTTGGCCAGACCCGACCGTTCCGCGCCGATGCATAGCGAGCCGTCGGGCAGCAGCAGCTCGCCCCGCAGGCGCATCCGCTCGCCCTCCAGCTCGGCCAGACCGGCGATGGGTGTCTCGCACGAGCCGTCGAGCTGGCGCAGAAAGGCCCGCTCTGCCTCGATCCGCAGCGTCGTCGGCCCGTCCGAAATGGCCGCCAGCAGCATCGCCGCAACGGTGTCGTCAGCCCGCCGTTCGACCCCGATGGCCCCTTGCGCCACGGCGGGCAGCATCTCGTCGGGGCTGATGGCATCTTGCACGATTTCGGCCATCCCCAGGCGCGACAGCCCGGCCATGGCCAGAAAGGTCGCCTCGGCCACCCCGTCGTCCAGCTTGCGCAGACGCGTCTGCACGTTGCCGCGAAACTCGACCAGGGTCAGGTCAGGGCGGTGATACGCCAGCTGCGCCCGACGCCGCAGGCTTGACGAGCCAACCCTGGCGCCGGCGGGCAGTTCGGCGATGGAACGCCAGCGGCGGCTGATGAAGGCATCGCGGACATCCTGGCGCGGCAGGTAGCAATCGATCACCAGCCCGTCCGGCTGCAGCACGGGCATGTCCTTCATGGAATGAACCGCGATGTCGATGCGCCGGTCCAGCAGCGCATCCTCGATCTCGCGCGTGAACAGGCCCTTGCCGCCGATCTCGCGCAGCGGCCGATCCAGAACCCGGTCGCCGGTCGTCTTGATCGGCACGATGTCGAACGCAGCCGCAGGCAGCCCATGGGCCGCCGCCAGCCGGTTACGCGTTTCATGCGCCTGTGCCAGCGCCAGAGCCGAGCCGCGCGTGCCGATCCGCAGGGGTCGTTCGATCGAGGGAAAGTCGTCCATGGCGCGGGGTTACCTTCGCCCCTTGCGCTTGACAACAGGCTGCGGCACCGCGGCGGCGCAGCCCTGCTTGCGCCCGTGCGCGCCCGCTGCGACAAGGACGCCATGACCCAGCCCCCCTGCCCCGCCCCGACCAAAACGATCCTGCGCGCCCTGGCGGGCGAGCGTCTTGCGGTGCCGCCCATATGGATGATGCGCCAGGCCGGGCGCTATCTGCCCGAATACCGCGCGACCCGCGCGCAGGCGGGCGATTTCCTGTCGCTTTGCTACAATCCCGAACTGGCGGCCGAGGTCACGCTGCAGCCGATCCGCCGCTATGGCTTTGACGCGGCGATCCTGTTTGCCGACATCCTTCTGGTGCCGCAGGCCCTGGGGGCCGAATTGTGGTTTGCGCCCGGCGAAGGGCCGCGCCTTTCCACCGTCACGACGCCGGCGCAATGCGACGCGCTGCGGCCCGTCACGGATATCCACGACACCCTGTCGCCGATCTATGAAACCGTCCGGCTGCTGCGCCGCGCCCTGCCGGCGCAGACGACCCTGATCGGCTTTGCCGGCGCCCCCTGGACGGTGGCGACCTACATGATCGCCGGCCGGGGCACCCCCGACCAGGGGCCGGCCCATGCGCTCAAGGCGGCGGACCGCGCGACGTTCCAGCGGCTCATCGAGCGCATCACCGAAGCGACGGTCGAATATCTGTCGGCCCAGATCGAGGCGGGGGCCGAGGTCGTCAAGCTGTTCGACAGCTGGGCCGGCAGCCTCAAGGGGCAGGATTTCGACGATTTCGCCCTGGCCCCCGCGCGGCGGATCATCGCCGCGCTCAAGGAACGCCATCCCGGCGTGCCCGTCATCGCCTTCCCGCGAGAGGCCGGCCCCCGCTATCAGGGCTTTGCCCGCGCGACCGGCGCCGACTGCGTGGCGCTGGACAATGGCATCAGCGCCGAATGGGCGGCCGCCCATGTGCAGACGGATGGCTGCGTGCAGGGCAATCTTGCGCCCGGCCATATGGTCACGGGTGGGGAGGCGCTGGTCAGCGAGACGCGGCGCATCGTCCGGGCCTTTTCGGGGGGTCCGCATATCTTCAACCTGGGGCACGGGATCACGCCGGATGCCGATCCCGACAATGTCGCCCTGATGATCGAGACCGTCCGCTCCTGCGGGTGAAAACCGCCAATGATGTGGATCGCCGCCTCGCTGATCGCCGCGCTGGCGCAGACGGGCCGCAACGCGGCGCAGGCGGGGCTGACGGGGCGGCTGGGCACGGTGGGTGCAACGGGTGTGCGCTTTCTGTTCGGCCTGCCCTTTGCGCTGATCTTCCTGGCCGTGCTGTCGCGGCGGGACGGCCTGCCGCCGCTTGCCGCCAGCGCCATTGTCTGGACGGCGGCGGGCGCCCTGGCGCAGGTCGGCGCAACCGCGCTCATGCTGCGGGCGATGCAGCTGCGCGGCTTTGCCGTGGCCACCGCCCTCATCAAGACCGAGCCGGTCACGCTTGCCTTGCTGGGCGCGCTGGTGCTGGGCGAGCCGCTCGGCCCGGCGCGGATGGGGGCGATCAGCCTTGCCACCGCAGGGGTGCTGCTGATGGCGGGCACGGACTGGCGGGGCGCGGGGTGGAGGGCGCTGCTGACGGCGGTGGCCGCCGGCGCATTGTTCGGGGCGTCCGCAATCGGGTTCCGCGGCGCGATCCTGTCGCTGCAAGGCGGCGGCCATGTCGGCCGCGCGACCATGGTCCTGGCGCTGTCGCTGGCGATGCAGACGGCCCTGGTGGGCGGCTGGCTGGCGCTGACGGACCGCCCGGTGCTGCGCGCCATGGCGGGGGCCTGGCGCGAATCGCTGGGGGCGGGCTTTCTGGGCGCGCTTGCCTCGCAGTTCTGGTTCATCGGCTTTGCGCTGGCCCCGGCGGCGGATGTGCGCACGCTGGCCCTGGCCGAGGTGGCGTTCGCCGCGCTCGTCAGCCGGCGGCGGCGCGAACGCATCGGGCCGCGCATGCTGGCCGGCATCGTCCTGGTGATGGCCGGGGTCGCCTGGCTGCTGCGCGCGGGCTAGGGCGTCAGATCCACTTGGCAAGAGGCGGCAGGCTCATCAGCACGGCATCAGGATCATGTCCCGTTTCCAGCCCGAACCGGGTGCCACGGTCATAAACCAGGTTGTATTCGGCATAAAGGCCCCGGTGAACCAGCTGCGTATCGCGGTCGGCATCCGACCAGGGCGTTATCATGCGCCGTTCGGCCAGCGGCAGGAAGGCGGGCAGGAACGCCCCGCCCACGGCGCGGGTAAAGGCGAAATCGGCATGCCAGTCGCCGCTGTTCAGGTCGTCATAGAATATCCCCCCGACGCCCCGTGCCCTGCCGCGATGGGGGATGAAGAAATACTCATCCGCCCAGGCCCGGAAGCGGTCATAGTAATCGACCCCATGCGGCGCGCAGGCACTGCGCAGCGTGTCGTGGAAGTGAGCCGTATCCTCGGGATACTCAATGCACGGGTTGAGATCGGCGCCCCCGCCGAACCACCAGGCGCCCGGTGTCCAGAACATCCGCGTGTTCATGTGGACCGCGGGGGCATGGGGGTTTTGCATATGGGCCACAAGGCTGATCCCCGATGCCCAGAAACGGGGATCATCGGCCATACCCGGCACCCCCCGCGCCGCCATTGCCGCCTGGGCCCGAGGGGCCAGCACGCCGTGAACCTCGGACCAGTTCACGCCCACCTTCTCGAACACGCGCCCGCCGCGCATGACCGACATGATCCCGCCGCCGCCATCATTGGCCCGCGTGGTCGGCGTCACCACAAAGCGCCCCGCTGGCGCCGCGCCCGAAGCGCGATCCTCAAGCGCCTCGAAGGCTGCGGTGATGCGGTCCCGCAGGGCGCGGAACCATGCGGCAGCCTCGGCACGCTCGGGCGTCATCTCCATCCCTTGGGGGACCTTTCGTGAATTGCGGGGCGGCAGGCAGCCGCGCTAGTCTGTTCCCCAGGCTGATTAAAGGCAGGACCCATGACCCGCAACCTGACGCTCGCCCTGCTTGGCTGCCTGGCCATGGCCGCCTGCGGCACCCCCCAGGAACAGTGCATCGCGCGCAACACGCATGAATACCGCGTCGTGCAGGGCCTGCTGGCCGAGGTCGAGGGGAACCTGGCCCGCGGCTATGCCTGGCACGAGCGCGAGATCACCCGCACCGAATGGCGCGATTGTCCCGTGCCGGTCCGCATGCGCGACGGGCGGACACGATGGGCGGGGCGCCCCTGCCTGCGCGACGTGACCGACACGGAACGTTACCGCGTGGCGATCGACCCGGCGACAGAGGGGCGCAAGGCCGATAACCTGCGCGCCCGGCTGAAGGCGTTGGGCGGGCCTGCGGATGCGGCGGTGCGCGCCTGCCGCGCCGCCTATCCTGAAACCGGGGCGCGGCGCTGATCAGCGGGCCGGCTTCACGGCAGGGCGGCCGGGCAAGCCCCGCCGGGGCCTGCCCGCCCCCGCCTTGCCAGCCCCCGCCTTGCCTGCCCCGCTCGCGGTCAGCACCTTGAAACGGCTGTCGCCCGCGATCTCGGCCACCTCGGCGAAGGTTTCGGTCAGCACGGATTCATAAGGCAGGTGGCGATTGGCGACCATCCACAGCCGCCCTGCCCCGGTCAGCAGCCGCGCCGCGGCGTGGATGAACCCCGCGCCAATCTGGGGACGCGCCTCGCGCCCGGTATGGAAGGGCGGGTTCATGACCACGCCGTTCACCGGCTCGGGCAGGCGAAAGGCGGTGGCATCGGCCCAGTGAAAGCGCGCGCGCGGATCGGTGACATTGCGGCGCGCGCAATCGAGCGCGGCATGGTCGGCCTCGACCAGATGCAGCATTTCGACACCCGGACGGGTGAGCACCTGTGCGGCAAGCCAGCCCCAGCCGGCACCCAGATCGACAACGCGGGTCGGCATCCTGTCGGGCAGGCTCGCGGCCAGCATGACCGAGGCGGGATCGGGCCCGTCGGCCGAGAACACGCCCGGCATCGTCACGAAACCCTCCGCCTCAGCCTCCCGCCCGGCCCAGTCGGGCGGCAGCCAGTCGCCTTCAGGGACAGCAAGGCGAAAGATCTTGCCATGGGCGCGGGATTGAACATTCTCGACCGGGACGAAGGCGCGCATCTCGCGCAGGACGGCGTCGATCCCGTCGGTCTTCTGCCCGTCGATCCACAAGGGCGCGCCGGGGGGCAGCACAGCCGCAGCCGCCGCGATGCGCGCCCGCGTCTCGGCCCGCGCACGCGCGGCGATGACCACGGCCCCCTCGGCCCCTCCCGAAACGCCCGGAGCGACCTGGAACCCCAGCGCGGCAACGGCATCGTGATCGGGCCGGAAGCGTTGGGCCACGACGGTTCGGGCGGGATCGAAGGGCGCCACATCGGCCGCCCCCGCCCCCACCATCAGCAACCGCCCCTCGGGCGGGTCGATCGACTCAAGCCGCGCAGACGCCACGCTATTCCTTTTCCATCGTGCATTGCAGCGGATGCTGCTGGCGGCGCGCAAGCTCCATCACCTGGGCGACCTTGGTTTCGGCGATCTCGTGCGAAAAGACGCCGACAACCGCCACACCCTTGCGGTGGACGGTCAGCATGATCTCGATCGCCTGGGCATGGGTCATGCCGAAGATGCGTTCCAGCACCTGGACCACGAATTCCATCGGCGTGAAATCATCGTTCAGCAGCAGCACCTTGTAGAGCGGCGGGCGCTGTGTCCTGGGACGGGTCTTGACCGCAAGATCCGCATCCTCGTCGTTGCGCGAGGGCGGATCGCCAAGCTGAAAGGGATGGGCGAAGGGCGGGCGCAATGAGACGGTTCCTGTAAGGCGGCCTTGCCCGCAATATAGGGGCTGGCACAACGGATGTAAGCGGGGCGAAATACCGCGGCAAGGGACCAATATCGGCCGCAGCCGGGTTCCCGCGCGGCAAATAGGGTGCTATTGTCGATCCATTAACGAAGGACGTGCAACAAGAACGCGTCCGCGAGGCAGAAGAGACCGGGGCAGTGAAAGCACTTTACAGAACCCTCATCGGGGGGTGGATCCTGATGATCGGCGCGTTGCTGCCGATGATCGCATCCGCGGCGCCCTTCGCCGCCTTCGTGATGGATGGGCGGACGGGCAAGGAAATCTACGCCCAGAACGCCGATGCGCGGCTGCATCCGGCCTCGCTGACCAAGATGATGACCCTCTACATGGCCTTCACGGCCATCGAACGGGGTCAGGTCCGGCTGGATTCGCGCTTTACGGTATCGCCGCATGCAGCCTCGATGCCGCCCTCGCGGCTGGGGCTGAGGCCGGGACAGCAGATCGAGCTGCGCTATCTGATCCGCGCCGCCGCCGTCAAATCGGCCAATGATGCCGCCACGGTGATCGGCGAGGGGCTTGGCGGGTCCGAGGCGCAGTTTGCCGCGCAGATGACGGCAATGGGCCGGGCATTGGGGATGCGGAATACCAATTTCCGCAATGCCAACGGCCTGACCGCCGAGGGCCATTATTCCAGCGCCCGCGACCTGACCATCCTCGGGCGGCGGCTGTTCTATGACTTTCCGCAGTATTATTCGATCTTTTCACGGCGCAGCGCGGATGCGGGCGTCGCGATGGTATCGAGCACGAACAAGCGGTTCCTGGACAGCTATCCTGGCGCGGACGGCATCAAGACCGGCTATACCGTGGCGGCAGGGTTCAACCTGACCGCCTCGGCGCAGCGCGGGTCAAAGCGCATCATCGCCACGGTTCTGGGCGGGCAATCGACCGCACAGCGCAACGCCATGATGGCGCAGCTTCTGGATGCGGGCTTTGGCCGCGCGCCCGACCAGGTGCGCGAGATCCGCCCCGACGCCCCGGCCTATATGGTCGAGCGCAAGCGGATGGTGAAGGTGGCAAGCGTTCAGCCGCAGCCGGTCGTGACTGCCGCGCGCCCGGTCCGCGACACCCCGGCAATCGTGGTTGCGGCTGCGGCCCCCGCTGCCCCTGCTCGGATCGTCGCCATACCCCGGCAGGCTGCGCCCGCAGAGCCTGCGCCCGAGGCCGATGCCGCGGATGTCGCGCCCGCGCCGCAGCAGGCGGCGGCGCCCCGGATCGCCGGCGAACGCCCGTCGCGCCGGCCGGCGAACCGGGATGACAAGCCGGCCCAAAAGGCGGACCCGGCCGATCCCGACATGGCCGCGGATTCCTCCTCGGATGCAGAAGACAGCCGCCCCGCGCGCGCGCCGCGCAGCCTGGCTGCGGCAAAGGCCGATACCGGCAAGGCCGGTGCGGCCACATCCCCGGCGGCGAAAGGGGACGGGGCAAGAGCCGAGGCCCCGCGCACGCCCGGATCGACCTTCGCAGGCAGCGACAGGCCGGCCGGCGCCGCCACGCGGCAGCTTGCCGGTTCGGCCAAGCCGGTGCGCAAGTCCGACACGGTGATCCTGGCCGCGATGGAGGAGGAAGGCGACCGTTCGGAACCAGAGGCGACGGAAATCGTCGCGCGCCCCTCGATCAAGGGACGCGGCCGCTATGCCATCAACATCGGCCGCTTCAAGACCAAGGCCGAGGCCGAGCAACTGCTGGTGCGGACCGCGCTTCAGGAAAGTGCGGTCCTGGACAGCGCCAGCCGCCGCGTCGGCGATACCTCCCGCGGGTGGGAGGCGAACTTCACCGGCCTGACGCGCGACGGGGCCCGCCTGGCTTGCGAAAAGCTGGCGGCCCGCGCGCAGAAATGCCGGGTCATCGGCGACTAGCGCCCATTGCCTGCCTGACAGAGGATGCCCGGCAACTGGTCGGGCATCTTTCATTTGCGGCGAGCGGCCCTGCCCCTCAGAACGATCCCGCTGCGGGCAATGCAGCCCGTCCATGACGCCCGCTGCCGCCCCAGCAGGTTAAGTTCCGACCTGCATCAATGGTACGGTGCCCCCGCGCTGTTGCACAGCTGCTGAAGGCAGTAGCCTGGTTGCCGCCCGGAGCCCGCCGCATCGGACCCATTTGACACGCCGCAGGGCCCGGTTTGCCCCAAACCTGCCCTGCAACGCGGCTGCGCCCGTAAAACGCGATCGCCATGGGGCGCGGGCCAAAAGGCGCGCCGCCTTCCCCGTCATCCAAGCCCCTTTTGCCCCGCTGTCCCTGCGGGAACAGGCGCCGGCCAAGGGCGGCTGCTGGTCACTGCTTCGGCCGGTCGTCCCATTCCTTGCTCAGAATGCGCTCGGCGTCACCCTTGGGATCCTCGTATTGCCGGTGGCGCAGCGACCACAGGAACCCCCCAGCCCCAATGCCCCCAGGGCCAGCGATGCGGGGATCAGAAAGATCAGGACGTTCATGCCTCTGCGCCCTTCCCCCTGCCCGGCAGATCGGCGCCAAGTCCGCCCCTGCCGTCATCCACCCCCGGCACCCTCAGGCGCAGGGCGTTCAGCGTCACGCTGACCGAGCTTGCCGACATGGCCAGCGCAGCCATCAGCGG encodes the following:
- the hemC gene encoding hydroxymethylbilane synthase, translating into MDDFPSIERPLRIGTRGSALALAQAHETRNRLAAAHGLPAAAFDIVPIKTTGDRVLDRPLREIGGKGLFTREIEDALLDRRIDIAVHSMKDMPVLQPDGLVIDCYLPRQDVRDAFISRRWRSIAELPAGARVGSSSLRRRAQLAYHRPDLTLVEFRGNVQTRLRKLDDGVAEATFLAMAGLSRLGMAEIVQDAISPDEMLPAVAQGAIGVERRADDTVAAMLLAAISDGPTTLRIEAERAFLRQLDGSCETPIAGLAELEGERMRLRGELLLPDGSLCIGAERSGLAKDGPAMGRDLAEELLGRAPPAFFALSGISADRGSPPVR
- the lexA gene encoding transcriptional repressor LexA gives rise to the protein MLTKKQIQLLEFIQTRLARDGVPPSFDEMKLALDLRSKSGIHRLVTALEERGFIRRLPHRARALEIIRLPDALIRDEGGAPQAGAPFVPRVIEGSKPGAAARPRGAIAIVDSPAVELPVMGRIAAGVPIEAISEVSHHIAVPGSMLSGREHHYALEVRGDSMIEAGINDGDVVVIREQDSAENGDIIVALVEGAEATLKRYRRRGGMIALEAANPAYETRVLPEDKVHIQGRLVGLIRSY
- the hemF gene encoding oxygen-dependent coproporphyrinogen oxidase, whose product is MEMTPERAEAAAWFRALRDRITAAFEALEDRASGAAPAGRFVVTPTTRANDGGGGIMSVMRGGRVFEKVGVNWSEVHGVLAPRAQAAMAARGVPGMADDPRFWASGISLVAHMQNPHAPAVHMNTRMFWTPGAWWFGGGADLNPCIEYPEDTAHFHDTLRSACAPHGVDYYDRFRAWADEYFFIPHRGRARGVGGIFYDDLNSGDWHADFAFTRAVGGAFLPAFLPLAERRMITPWSDADRDTQLVHRGLYAEYNLVYDRGTRFGLETGHDPDAVLMSLPPLAKWI
- the clpS gene encoding ATP-dependent Clp protease adapter ClpS, with protein sequence MRPPFAHPFQLGDPPSRNDEDADLAVKTRPRTQRPPLYKVLLLNDDFTPMEFVVQVLERIFGMTHAQAIEIMLTVHRKGVAVVGVFSHEIAETKVAQVMELARRQQHPLQCTMEKE
- a CDS encoding DMT family transporter — encoded protein: MMWIAASLIAALAQTGRNAAQAGLTGRLGTVGATGVRFLFGLPFALIFLAVLSRRDGLPPLAASAIVWTAAGALAQVGATALMLRAMQLRGFAVATALIKTEPVTLALLGALVLGEPLGPARMGAISLATAGVLLMAGTDWRGAGWRALLTAVAAGALFGASAIGFRGAILSLQGGGHVGRATMVLALSLAMQTALVGGWLALTDRPVLRAMAGAWRESLGAGFLGALASQFWFIGFALAPAADVRTLALAEVAFAALVSRRRRERIGPRMLAGIVLVMAGVAWLLRAG
- the hemE gene encoding uroporphyrinogen decarboxylase; this encodes MTQPPCPAPTKTILRALAGERLAVPPIWMMRQAGRYLPEYRATRAQAGDFLSLCYNPELAAEVTLQPIRRYGFDAAILFADILLVPQALGAELWFAPGEGPRLSTVTTPAQCDALRPVTDIHDTLSPIYETVRLLRRALPAQTTLIGFAGAPWTVATYMIAGRGTPDQGPAHALKAADRATFQRLIERITEATVEYLSAQIEAGAEVVKLFDSWAGSLKGQDFDDFALAPARRIIAALKERHPGVPVIAFPREAGPRYQGFARATGADCVALDNGISAEWAAAHVQTDGCVQGNLAPGHMVTGGEALVSETRRIVRAFSGGPHIFNLGHGITPDADPDNVALMIETVRSCG
- a CDS encoding D-alanyl-D-alanine carboxypeptidase family protein, whose protein sequence is MIGALLPMIASAAPFAAFVMDGRTGKEIYAQNADARLHPASLTKMMTLYMAFTAIERGQVRLDSRFTVSPHAASMPPSRLGLRPGQQIELRYLIRAAAVKSANDAATVIGEGLGGSEAQFAAQMTAMGRALGMRNTNFRNANGLTAEGHYSSARDLTILGRRLFYDFPQYYSIFSRRSADAGVAMVSSTNKRFLDSYPGADGIKTGYTVAAGFNLTASAQRGSKRIIATVLGGQSTAQRNAMMAQLLDAGFGRAPDQVREIRPDAPAYMVERKRMVKVASVQPQPVVTAARPVRDTPAIVVAAAAPAAPARIVAIPRQAAPAEPAPEADAADVAPAPQQAAAPRIAGERPSRRPANRDDKPAQKADPADPDMAADSSSDAEDSRPARAPRSLAAAKADTGKAGAATSPAAKGDGARAEAPRTPGSTFAGSDRPAGAATRQLAGSAKPVRKSDTVILAAMEEEGDRSEPEATEIVARPSIKGRGRYAINIGRFKTKAEAEQLLVRTALQESAVLDSASRRVGDTSRGWEANFTGLTRDGARLACEKLAARAQKCRVIGD
- a CDS encoding class I SAM-dependent methyltransferase, which translates into the protein MASARLESIDPPEGRLLMVGAGAADVAPFDPARTVVAQRFRPDHDAVAALGFQVAPGVSGGAEGAVVIAARARAETRARIAAAAAVLPPGAPLWIDGQKTDGIDAVLREMRAFVPVENVQSRAHGKIFRLAVPEGDWLPPDWAGREAEAEGFVTMPGVFSADGPDPASVMLAASLPDRMPTRVVDLGAGWGWLAAQVLTRPGVEMLHLVEADHAALDCARRNVTDPRARFHWADATAFRLPEPVNGVVMNPPFHTGREARPQIGAGFIHAAARLLTGAGRLWMVANRHLPYESVLTETFAEVAEIAGDSRFKVLTASGAGKAGAGKAGAGRPRRGLPGRPAVKPAR
- the ccoS gene encoding cbb3-type cytochrome oxidase assembly protein CcoS, encoding MTAGADLAPICRAGGRAQRHERPDLSDPRIAGPGGIGAGGFLWSLRHRQYEDPKGDAERILSKEWDDRPKQ